Proteins encoded within one genomic window of Bradyrhizobium sp. AZCC 1719:
- a CDS encoding aminotransferase-like domain-containing protein, translating to MSKFEYLKLADTVAAEIANGALKPGDRLPPQRSFAYQRKIAVSTASRVYTELLRRGLVVGEVGRGTFVSGETRRGIAMPAEPRGARIDLEVNYPILPTQSAMIARSLAGLERPEVLDLALRHSTTAGTLAARTISAEFLSREDWSPAPDQLVFTANGRQCIAAALAAVVPSGGRCGVEALTYPFIKDIAVRLGVTLVPLAMDEYGVRPDAVQKAHREAHLSALYVQPTIQNPLGMTMPAARRADLLRVVEKLGLTVIEDTVYGFLDEETPMAALAPDSCITLDSLSKKVAPGLALGFIVSPPRLRERVMSAVRSGGWTASGFAFAAGQRLMADGTVSELSRLKRIDAARRQQMAAKYLAGFDVQANVKSYHLWLTLPQHWRSQTFVAAAARRDIALTPSTTFAVSPGHAPNAVRLALGAPSTEQLDLALRTLSGMLTAKEDVDTTE from the coding sequence ATGTCGAAGTTCGAGTACTTAAAGCTTGCCGATACCGTCGCCGCCGAGATCGCCAATGGCGCGCTCAAGCCCGGCGATCGCCTGCCGCCGCAACGCAGTTTCGCCTATCAGCGCAAGATCGCGGTCTCGACCGCGAGCCGCGTCTATACCGAGTTGTTGCGCCGCGGCCTGGTGGTCGGCGAAGTCGGGCGCGGCACGTTCGTGTCTGGCGAGACGCGCCGCGGCATCGCCATGCCGGCAGAACCGCGCGGCGCGCGCATCGATCTGGAAGTGAACTATCCGATACTGCCGACACAATCGGCGATGATCGCGAGAAGCCTTGCAGGGCTGGAACGCCCCGAGGTGCTCGACCTCGCGTTGCGGCACTCGACCACGGCAGGCACTCTTGCCGCACGGACCATTTCCGCCGAGTTTCTCTCTCGCGAGGACTGGTCTCCTGCCCCCGACCAACTCGTCTTCACCGCGAACGGGCGGCAATGCATCGCCGCGGCGCTAGCGGCGGTGGTGCCGAGCGGCGGCCGCTGCGGCGTCGAGGCGCTGACTTATCCGTTCATCAAGGACATCGCCGTCCGGCTTGGCGTGACGCTGGTGCCGCTTGCGATGGATGAGTACGGCGTTCGCCCCGACGCGGTGCAGAAGGCTCACCGCGAAGCGCATTTGTCGGCGCTGTACGTTCAGCCGACGATTCAAAATCCGCTCGGCATGACCATGCCAGCGGCGCGTCGGGCCGATTTGCTGCGCGTGGTCGAGAAGCTCGGCCTCACCGTCATCGAGGATACGGTCTACGGCTTTCTTGACGAAGAAACTCCGATGGCCGCGCTCGCGCCGGATAGCTGCATCACGCTCGACAGCCTGTCGAAGAAGGTGGCGCCCGGCCTTGCCCTCGGCTTCATCGTTTCGCCGCCGCGGCTGCGCGAACGCGTCATGTCCGCGGTTCGATCGGGTGGGTGGACGGCTTCGGGATTTGCGTTTGCCGCCGGACAGCGGCTGATGGCAGATGGCACCGTTAGCGAGCTGTCACGCCTGAAACGGATCGATGCGGCACGACGTCAGCAGATGGCGGCCAAATACCTCGCCGGATTCGATGTTCAGGCCAACGTCAAATCCTACCATCTCTGGCTGACCCTGCCCCAGCATTGGCGCTCGCAGACATTCGTCGCGGCCGCGGCCCGACGCGACATCGCGTTGACCCCTTCGACCACCTTCGCCGTAAGTCCGGGACACGCCCCCAACGCTGTCCGCCTGGCGCTCGGCGCCCCCAGCACCGAACAGCTCGATCTGGCGCTACGCACGTTGTCGGGAATGCTGACTGCGAAAGAAGACGTCGATACGACCGAGTAG
- a CDS encoding DUF1127 domain-containing protein, producing MTTISQTAGQPASRNVRTGFFGLLGRWVNGIVTYFAHREAVKTLSELDDRALRDIGVERSQIEVAVRGMIDPMYGRMM from the coding sequence ATGACGACGATATCCCAGACGGCAGGTCAGCCTGCTTCCCGAAACGTGCGGACCGGATTTTTCGGCCTGCTCGGACGCTGGGTGAACGGCATCGTCACCTATTTTGCGCACCGCGAAGCGGTCAAAACGCTGAGCGAACTGGACGATCGCGCGCTCCGCGACATCGGCGTCGAGCGCAGCCAGATCGAGGTGGCCGTGCGCGGCATGATCGATCCGATGTACGGACGGATGATGTGA